A region from the Campylobacter blaseri genome encodes:
- a CDS encoding enoyl-ACP reductase — MNDFFKGKTLVISGGTRGVGRAIIEEFAKAGVNIAFTYNSNADLAKDIEKELEETHGIKAKSYPLNILEPETYKELFLEIDKDFDRVDFFISNAIISGRAVVGGYTKFMRLKPRGLNNIFTATVNAFVIGAQEAAKRMQKVGGGSIISISSTGNLKYIENYSGHGTCKAAVEAMVRYAATELGEFNIRANAVSGGPLDTDALKAFVNYEEVRNETAKRSPLGRMGEPNDLAGACLFICSDKASWMTGHTLIIDGGTTFK, encoded by the coding sequence ATGAATGATTTTTTTAAAGGTAAAACTTTAGTAATTAGTGGTGGAACAAGAGGTGTAGGAAGAGCTATAATTGAAGAATTTGCAAAAGCTGGTGTAAATATAGCTTTTACATATAACTCGAATGCAGATTTAGCTAAAGATATCGAAAAAGAATTAGAAGAGACTCATGGAATAAAAGCTAAATCATACCCTTTAAATATATTAGAACCAGAAACATACAAAGAGCTATTTTTAGAAATCGATAAAGATTTTGATAGAGTTGATTTTTTTATATCAAATGCAATAATCTCAGGTAGAGCTGTTGTTGGTGGATATACTAAATTTATGAGATTAAAACCAAGGGGTTTAAATAACATATTTACAGCAACAGTTAATGCATTTGTAATTGGAGCACAAGAAGCTGCAAAAAGAATGCAAAAAGTTGGTGGTGGAAGTATAATTTCAATATCATCAACTGGAAATTTAAAATATATAGAAAACTACTCAGGACATGGAACTTGCAAGGCTGCTGTTGAGGCTATGGTTAGATATGCAGCAACCGAACTTGGCGAGTTTAACATTAGAGCCAATGCAGTAAGTGGAGGTCCGCTTGATACAGATGCATTAAAGGCATTTGTTAACTATGAAGAGGTAAGAAATGAAACTGCTAAAAGAAGTCCTCTTGGAAGAATGGGAGAGCCAAACGACCTAGCTGGTGCATGTCTATTTATATGCTCAGATAAAGCTTCGTGGATGACAGGTCATACTCTTATAATTGACGGGGGAACTACATTTAAATAA
- a CDS encoding ABC transporter ATP-binding protein — MNDVKNILRRFAPYIKNYKVQFILAILGMIMAAAGTAGIAWLIEPVLNKIFVEKNEKLLYILPYGIIIIYMIKGGGGYMQKYFTVYIGQDIVRQFRDKLVNNLISLDMKFFNEFRTGELMSRTINDIDRIRNIVSNMIPELIMHTITIFGLLGVVIYRSPKLAFFALIVFPIAIYPLSILARKVKKISKKSQEKTSDISSNLSEIFTNIEIIKVSNAEKKELNKFKKENYKFFKLNLKSVKIGELVSPIMETLGAIGIASVIIIGGKEVIDGTLTVGSFFSFATALFLLYTPIKKISSIYNQMQDAVAASERTFDLMDRVPNIVGGDQEFPKIVNSINIQDIWLSYDEKEVLKGINLEVKKGEMLALVGSSGGGKTSLINALLRFYDVSSGNILINNQDLYEFSLKSIRDNIGLVSQRVYIFNDTIANNVAYSGEFDENKVMEALKQANAYSFVSKLEDGIYTKLSEFGANLSGGQRQRIAIARMLYKNPQIIILDEATSALDNESESVITEVIDKLRKDKILIVIAHRLSTVKNATNIAVINDGKVVGFGDEEELSKNCISYQKLKGTL, encoded by the coding sequence ATGAATGATGTAAAAAATATCTTAAGAAGATTTGCGCCATATATAAAAAACTATAAGGTACAATTTATACTAGCAATACTTGGTATGATAATGGCTGCAGCTGGAACAGCGGGAATAGCATGGTTAATTGAGCCTGTTTTAAATAAAATATTCGTAGAAAAAAACGAAAAGCTTTTATATATTTTACCATATGGAATCATTATAATATATATGATAAAAGGTGGCGGTGGATATATGCAAAAATACTTCACCGTATACATCGGACAAGACATAGTTAGGCAGTTTAGAGATAAGCTTGTTAACAACCTAATAAGCTTAGATATGAAATTTTTTAACGAGTTTAGAACTGGTGAACTTATGAGTAGAACCATAAATGATATAGATAGAATTAGAAATATAGTATCAAATATGATACCAGAACTTATAATGCATACAATAACTATTTTTGGTCTTTTGGGTGTTGTGATTTATAGAAGTCCTAAGCTAGCATTTTTTGCTTTAATAGTCTTTCCAATAGCCATTTACCCATTATCCATTTTAGCAAGAAAAGTTAAAAAAATATCAAAAAAATCTCAAGAAAAAACTTCTGATATAAGTTCAAATTTAAGTGAAATATTCACAAATATTGAAATTATAAAAGTTAGTAATGCTGAAAAAAAAGAACTTAACAAATTCAAAAAAGAAAATTATAAATTTTTTAAACTAAATTTAAAATCAGTTAAAATAGGCGAACTTGTAAGCCCTATAATGGAAACACTTGGTGCAATTGGTATAGCAAGTGTAATTATAATAGGCGGTAAAGAGGTTATAGATGGAACACTAACAGTAGGAAGCTTTTTCTCATTTGCAACCGCTCTTTTTCTACTTTATACTCCTATAAAAAAAATATCTAGCATATATAATCAAATGCAAGATGCAGTGGCTGCTAGTGAAAGAACATTTGATTTAATGGACAGGGTTCCAAATATAGTTGGCGGAGATCAAGAATTTCCTAAAATTGTAAATTCTATAAATATACAAGATATATGGTTGAGCTATGATGAGAAAGAGGTTTTAAAAGGCATTAACCTTGAAGTTAAAAAAGGAGAAATGCTAGCACTTGTTGGTAGTAGCGGAGGCGGAAAAACATCACTTATAAACGCACTTTTAAGATTTTATGATGTTAGCAGTGGTAATATTTTAATAAATAATCAAGACCTTTATGAGTTTAGTCTTAAAAGCATAAGAGATAATATCGGCCTTGTAAGCCAGCGCGTTTATATATTTAACGATACCATTGCAAACAATGTTGCTTATAGTGGAGAATTTGATGAAAACAAAGTCATGGAGGCTCTAAAGCAAGCAAATGCATATAGTTTTGTTAGTAAATTAGAAGATGGAATTTATACAAAACTAAGTGAATTTGGTGCAAATTTAAGTGGTGGACAAAGGCAAAGAATCGCAATTGCAAGAATGCTTTATAAAAATCCACAAATCATCATATTAGACGAAGCAACATCTGCGCTTGATAATGAAAGTGAAAGTGTAATTACTGAAGTTATAGACAAACTAAGAAAAGATAAAATTCTAATAGTAATTGCACATAGATTATCAACTGTTAAAAACGCAACAAATATAGCTGTTATAAATGATGGAAAAGTTGTTGGTTTTGGAGATGAAGAAGAGTTAAGTAAAAACTGTATTAGCTATCAAAAATTAAAAGGCACTTTATAG
- the dapA gene encoding 4-hydroxy-tetrahydrodipicolinate synthase: MDNNIITGAMTALVTPIKNDKLDEETYAKLIQRQIDNGIDAVVPVGTTGESATLTHDEHRVCIEIAVDVCKNTKTKVLAGAGSNATHEAVGLAKFAQEHGADGILSVTPYYNKPTQKGLYLHYKEIANSVEIPVLLYNVPGRCACEIGTETIIKLFRDCENIYGVKEASGNIEKCVDLLAHEPRLIVISGEDAINYPILSNGGKGVISVTSNLLPDYTASLTHFAMDSDFLKAKEINDNMYNVNKVMFCESNPIPVKAAMYIAGLIPTLEYRLPLCKPSKENLKNIEKVITQYNIKGF, from the coding sequence TTGGACAATAATATAATAACTGGAGCGATGACAGCACTAGTAACTCCTATTAAAAATGATAAGTTAGATGAAGAGACTTATGCAAAATTAATTCAAAGACAAATTGATAATGGAATTGACGCTGTTGTGCCTGTTGGAACAACAGGAGAAAGTGCTACTTTAACTCATGATGAACATAGAGTCTGCATAGAAATAGCAGTTGATGTTTGCAAAAATACAAAAACCAAAGTTTTAGCTGGTGCTGGAAGTAACGCAACTCATGAAGCAGTTGGGCTTGCTAAATTTGCTCAAGAGCATGGCGCAGATGGAATTTTATCCGTAACTCCTTATTACAACAAGCCAACTCAAAAAGGGCTCTACCTTCACTATAAAGAGATAGCAAACTCAGTAGAAATTCCTGTGCTTTTATATAATGTTCCAGGAAGATGTGCTTGTGAGATAGGCACTGAAACAATTATAAAATTATTTAGAGATTGTGAAAATATTTATGGGGTTAAAGAAGCTAGTGGTAATATAGAAAAATGTGTAGATCTACTTGCACATGAGCCAAGGCTTATAGTAATTAGCGGAGAAGATGCTATAAACTATCCTATTTTAAGCAATGGTGGAAAAGGTGTTATATCAGTTACTTCAAATTTACTACCAGATTATACCGCTAGTTTAACACATTTTGCAATGGATAGTGATTTCCTTAAGGCAAAAGAGATTAATGACAATATGTATAATGTAAATAAGGTTATGTTTTGTGAAAGCAACCCAATCCCAGTAAAAGCTGCAATGTATATAGCAGGGCTTATCCCTACTTTAGAATATAGGCTTCCACTTTGCAAGCCTAGTAAAGAAAATTTAAAAAATATAGAAAAAGTAATAACACAATATAATATAAAAGGATTTTAA
- a CDS encoding YggS family pyridoxal phosphate-dependent enzyme encodes MVNLKNLLENIDEISNQEKVKLVAVSKNVTEKEVIELYNQGQIDFGENRVQELKRKQDILSSYPLKWHFIGTLQKNKINHMLTTKPVLWQSCSSLELAYEVDKRAKFSLNTLLQINTALEDTKSGVEPNLAIETYLQIKEECKNLNLQGIMCIGANSDDKIKVAKTFEDTYKIYQNLQKYGVKICSMGMSGDYEIAIKSGSNMIRLGSMLYR; translated from the coding sequence ATGGTTAATTTAAAAAATCTTTTAGAAAACATTGATGAAATTTCAAATCAAGAAAAAGTAAAACTAGTTGCAGTTAGTAAAAATGTAACCGAAAAAGAGGTGATAGAGCTATACAATCAAGGACAAATTGATTTTGGTGAAAACAGAGTTCAAGAGCTAAAAAGAAAACAAGATATTCTTAGTTCCTACCCTTTAAAATGGCATTTTATAGGAACTTTACAGAAAAATAAGATAAATCATATGCTTACAACCAAACCTGTTTTGTGGCAAAGTTGTAGTAGTTTAGAGTTGGCTTATGAAGTAGATAAAAGGGCTAAATTTAGTTTAAATACCCTACTTCAGATAAACACTGCCCTTGAAGATACAAAAAGTGGCGTTGAACCAAATTTAGCTATAGAAACATATTTACAAATAAAAGAAGAATGCAAAAATCTAAACCTTCAAGGCATTATGTGCATAGGTGCAAATAGTGATGATAAAATTAAAGTAGCTAAGACTTTTGAAGATACATATAAAATATATCAAAATCTTCAAAAATATGGGGTTAAAATTTGCTCTATGGGAATGAGTGGAGACTATGAAATTGCTATAAAATCAGGCTCAAATATGATAAGATTGGGGAGTATGTTGTATAGATAG
- the pgsA gene encoding CDP-diacylglycerol--glycerol-3-phosphate 3-phosphatidyltransferase, whose translation MMMNLPNLLAIFRVFLAFLFFFLLVNFGAMFPNIHQSWVNYFAALVFVIASVTDFFDGYIARSWNQITKFGAIIDPLADKMLTLAGFLGLMYLGRANEWAVYLILIREFFITGFRVIMVSDNVDVAASMAGKVKTVFQMIAIGFLTMDWFGGDILLWISVILTLYSGYEYVNGYIKEMRNRGQI comes from the coding sequence ATAATGATGAATTTACCAAATTTACTAGCTATTTTTAGAGTCTTTTTAGCTTTTTTATTTTTCTTTTTACTTGTTAATTTTGGTGCGATGTTTCCTAATATTCACCAAAGTTGGGTAAACTACTTTGCTGCTTTAGTTTTTGTAATAGCTTCTGTGACTGATTTTTTTGATGGCTATATAGCAAGAAGCTGGAACCAGATTACAAAATTTGGGGCTATAATTGACCCGCTTGCTGATAAAATGCTAACTCTTGCTGGCTTTTTAGGGCTTATGTATCTTGGAAGGGCAAATGAATGGGCTGTTTATCTTATACTAATAAGAGAGTTTTTTATAACAGGCTTTAGGGTTATAATGGTTAGCGACAATGTAGATGTGGCAGCTAGTATGGCTGGAAAAGTAAAAACAGTTTTCCAAATGATAGCTATTGGATTTTTAACAATGGATTGGTTTGGTGGAGATATATTACTTTGGATATCTGTGATTTTAACACTTTATTCAGGGTATGAGTATGTAAATGGATATATTAAAGAGATGAGAAATAGAGGTCAAATTTGA
- a CDS encoding M16 family metallopeptidase, whose protein sequence is MLPEFNKITLKNELDVYHIPVNLGSNVISVNVFYKVGSRNETMGKSGIAHMLEHLNFKSTKNRNAGEFDKIVKGFGGVNNASTSFDYTHYFIKCSKENLEKSLELYADIMENLNLKDEEFQPERDVVLEERLWRTDNNPFGYLFFRLYNNAFLYHPYHWTPIGFKDDIKNWKIEDIRDFHSKFYQPKNAFIVISGDIEKDIAFNSVKKYFENIENRQELPTMHTYEPKQDGEKLVYIKKDSEVEILAMAYKIPPFLHKDSTAIEAIREYLGEGKSSILNKILVDEKKLASNVEVYNFSSIDENLFIIFAICNQGIKAESIKAEILEILESEKEKDISDDDFEKIKNSVKSDIIYSFDSASKTASIFGNYIAKDGLDDLIKTEEKIALLNKEDIKNTLNTYFVNNSLTTLILRKD, encoded by the coding sequence ATGTTACCAGAATTTAATAAAATAACCCTAAAAAATGAGCTAGATGTCTATCACATACCTGTAAATTTGGGCTCAAATGTTATTAGCGTAAATGTTTTTTATAAAGTTGGTTCAAGAAATGAAACAATGGGCAAAAGTGGTATCGCCCATATGCTAGAGCATCTAAATTTTAAATCAACCAAAAATAGAAATGCTGGAGAATTTGATAAAATAGTTAAAGGTTTTGGTGGTGTGAATAATGCATCAACTAGCTTTGATTATACGCACTACTTTATAAAATGTTCCAAAGAAAATTTAGAAAAATCTCTTGAGTTGTATGCGGATATAATGGAAAATCTAAATTTGAAAGATGAAGAATTTCAACCTGAAAGAGATGTAGTTTTAGAAGAAAGACTTTGGAGAACTGATAACAATCCTTTTGGATATCTCTTTTTTAGACTATACAATAATGCGTTTTTATACCATCCATACCACTGGACTCCAATTGGTTTTAAAGATGATATTAAAAATTGGAAAATTGAAGATATTAGAGATTTTCATAGTAAATTTTACCAACCAAAAAATGCTTTCATAGTTATTTCTGGTGACATAGAAAAAGATATTGCCTTTAATAGTGTTAAAAAATATTTTGAAAATATTGAAAATAGACAAGAATTACCAACAATGCACACTTATGAACCAAAGCAAGATGGTGAAAAACTTGTATATATTAAAAAAGATAGCGAAGTTGAAATTTTAGCAATGGCTTATAAAATACCACCATTTTTACATAAAGATAGCACTGCGATTGAGGCTATTAGAGAGTATTTAGGTGAAGGTAAAAGTTCAATTTTAAATAAAATTTTAGTTGATGAGAAAAAACTAGCTAGTAATGTTGAAGTTTATAATTTTTCAAGCATTGATGAAAATCTTTTTATAATTTTTGCCATTTGTAACCAAGGCATTAAAGCTGAAAGCATTAAAGCTGAAATTTTAGAAATACTCGAAAGTGAAAAAGAAAAAGATATATCAGATGATGATTTTGAAAAGATTAAAAATAGTGTAAAATCAGACATAATATACTCCTTTGATAGTGCTAGTAAAACTGCTTCAATCTTTGGAAATTATATAGCAAAAGATGGACTTGATGATTTAATAAAAACAGAAGAAAAAATTGCTTTGCTAAACAAAGAGGATATTAAAAACACTTTAAATACCTACTTTGTAAATAATAGCCTAACAACTCTAATCTTAAGAAAGGATTAA
- a CDS encoding flavodoxin domain-containing protein encodes MEKIAIFFGSSSGNTKEVSEFIAKKLDADIFDIKDAKVADFDKYTKFILATSSYGFGDLQDDWFENLELLDEINFKEKTVALVGIGGLARHADSFCSALVDFLPKIKGVNFIGQTELDGYEIKKSSAFINGKFIGLCVDFKGDKNWQTRVEKWCKSVKESF; translated from the coding sequence ATGGAAAAGATTGCAATATTTTTTGGAAGTAGTAGTGGAAACACAAAAGAAGTTAGTGAGTTTATAGCTAAAAAGCTAGACGCTGATATATTTGATATAAAGGATGCTAAAGTTGCAGATTTTGATAAATACACTAAATTTATATTAGCAACATCTAGCTATGGTTTTGGTGACTTGCAAGATGATTGGTTTGAAAATTTAGAACTACTTGATGAGATTAATTTTAAAGAAAAAACCGTTGCATTAGTTGGAATTGGAGGTTTAGCCAGGCATGCTGATAGTTTTTGTTCTGCTTTAGTTGATTTTTTACCAAAAATAAAAGGTGTAAATTTTATTGGTCAAACAGAACTTGATGGCTATGAGATTAAAAAATCATCAGCTTTTATAAATGGTAAATTTATAGGACTATGTGTAGATTTTAAAGGTGATAAAAACTGGCAAACTAGAGTTGAAAAATGGTGCAAAAGCGTAAAAGAAAGCTTCTAA
- a CDS encoding 2-oxoglutarate ferredoxin oxidoreductase subunit beta: MAFDYDKYLRTDKMPTLWCWGCGDGIILKALIRAIAELGWDMDDVCIVSGIGCSGRLSSYVDCNTVHTTHGRAIAYATGIKLANPDKHVIVVTGDGDGLAIGGNHTIHGARRNIDLNHILINNFIYGLTNSQTSPTTPRGMWTATAQLGNIDPSFDAAKLAIAAGATFVARQSVINPDRMVKLFTQGFSHDGYSFFDIFSNCHINLGRKNKMGQAVETLKWIENKIVNKAKFDNMSDEEKVGKFPIGILYEDNSKIEYTKAYDKVIEAAKNGSIVDFKDIK; encoded by the coding sequence ATGGCTTTTGATTATGATAAATATTTAAGAACTGATAAAATGCCAACACTTTGGTGCTGGGGTTGTGGTGATGGGATTATATTAAAGGCTTTAATTCGTGCCATTGCTGAATTAGGCTGGGATATGGATGATGTTTGTATAGTAAGTGGAATTGGTTGTAGTGGAAGGCTTAGTTCATATGTAGATTGCAACACTGTTCATACAACTCATGGTAGAGCTATAGCATATGCAACAGGAATTAAACTAGCAAACCCAGATAAGCATGTGATAGTTGTAACAGGCGATGGTGATGGTTTAGCGATAGGTGGAAACCACACTATTCACGGCGCAAGAAGAAATATAGACTTAAATCATATCTTAATAAATAACTTTATATATGGGCTTACAAATTCTCAAACTAGCCCTACAACACCTAGGGGAATGTGGACAGCAACGGCACAACTTGGAAATATAGATCCTAGTTTTGATGCAGCTAAACTAGCAATTGCTGCAGGTGCTACATTTGTTGCAAGACAAAGTGTTATAAATCCTGATAGAATGGTAAAGCTTTTCACTCAAGGCTTTAGCCATGATGGTTATAGTTTTTTTGATATTTTTTCAAATTGCCATATAAATTTAGGAAGAAAAAACAAAATGGGTCAAGCTGTTGAGACATTAAAATGGATTGAAAACAAAATTGTAAATAAAGCTAAATTTGATAATATGAGTGATGAAGAAAAAGTTGGTAAATTCCCTATTGGAATTTTATATGAAGATAATTCTAAGATTGAATACACAAAAGCCTACGATAAGGTTATAGAAGCTGCAAAGAATGGTAGTATAGTAGATTTTAAGGATATAAAATGA
- a CDS encoding CtkA family protein has protein sequence MIDFTNCEINKFRQYGGANGSKIGIIYNEENYMLKFPPKPTKNFDLSYTNSCFSEYISCHIVNSIGLEAQETLLGSYKDKIVVACKDFVIDDFKLNDFTSLKNSVIDSKTGGKDTTLSEVLYGIENQQIINSDELKKVF, from the coding sequence ATGATAGATTTTACAAATTGCGAAATAAACAAATTTAGGCAATATGGTGGAGCAAATGGAAGTAAAATAGGCATTATTTATAATGAAGAAAATTATATGCTTAAGTTTCCACCAAAGCCTACAAAAAACTTTGATTTATCTTACACAAATAGTTGTTTTAGTGAGTATATATCTTGTCATATTGTAAACTCAATAGGCTTAGAGGCACAAGAAACTTTATTAGGAAGTTACAAAGATAAGATAGTAGTTGCTTGTAAAGATTTTGTAATAGATGATTTTAAACTTAATGATTTTACTTCTTTAAAAAACTCTGTTATTGATAGTAAAACTGGTGGCAAAGATACAACATTAAGTGAAGTTTTATATGGTATAGAAAATCAGCAAATAATAAATTCAGATGAATTAAAAAAAGTTTTTTAA
- a CDS encoding Fic family protein, translating into MNKIPKLSELSLKDRDKLFQKLRVEITHHSNRIEGTTLNYGETKRLLEKGITANGKPLSEQLIILGFASAYDEILRSGFTKRTLTADFIKDLHALMFNKAYDVCPEKLNTTIGAYRTDERAIKGVNVKLSLPHKIKTDLENLLYQDEPTKIEEIADFHIKFEKIHPFGDGNGRIGRLLMAMQFIRNDMIPPLIKFDDREEYIKSMSDKEALTNLLNKCQQESYKFIYNNTTDIQL; encoded by the coding sequence ATGAATAAAATACCAAAATTAAGTGAACTATCTTTAAAAGATAGAGATAAACTATTTCAAAAACTAAGAGTTGAAATTACTCATCACAGCAATAGAATAGAGGGAACTACATTAAATTATGGAGAAACTAAAAGACTTCTTGAAAAAGGAATAACAGCTAATGGCAAACCTTTAAGCGAACAATTAATTATTTTAGGATTTGCAAGTGCTTATGATGAAATTTTAAGAAGTGGATTTACCAAAAGAACTTTAACTGCTGATTTTATAAAAGATTTACACGCTTTAATGTTTAATAAAGCTTATGATGTATGCCCGGAAAAATTAAACACTACTATTGGAGCTTATAGAACAGATGAAAGAGCAATTAAAGGAGTAAATGTTAAACTAAGTTTACCACATAAAATCAAAACTGATTTAGAAAATTTATTGTATCAAGATGAGCCAACAAAGATTGAAGAGATAGCAGATTTTCATATCAAGTTTGAAAAAATACACCCTTTTGGAGATGGTAATGGTAGAATTGGAAGATTACTAATGGCTATGCAATTTATAAGAAATGATATGATACCACCACTAATAAAATTTGACGATAGAGAAGAATATATAAAATCAATGAGCGATAAGGAAGCTTTAACAAATTTATTAAATAAATGTCAGCAAGAAAGCTATAAATTTATTTATAATAATACAACAGATATTCAGCTTTAG
- the rseP gene encoding RIP metalloprotease RseP, with translation MHFAITILAISFLIFFHELGHYLAARQLGVAINVFSIGFGEKVYSKKIGNTEYAISSIPLGGYVSLKGQEDLDPNLKNYDKDSYNSLSPLGRIYILFAGPFFNIILAFFIYIALGYIGVEKLAPTIGYIGENSAASSANLVVNDKILSIDEKPIREWDDIKKLVKLEPVNLEILRDEKIINISVTPKIGQSKTIFGEDIEKPLIGIGPKGDLVTLYNKGLNSFSFALDETIKASKLIVVSVEKLVTGVVPVKEMGGIVAMADITTKAAGISISVLLLIVALISVNLGVLNLFPIPVLDGGHIVFNIYELIFKKPVPQKVFAAFSYVGMACLVTLMLFTIFNDFFRLFGGYANG, from the coding sequence ATGCACTTTGCTATAACAATTTTAGCAATATCATTTTTGATATTCTTTCATGAGTTGGGGCATTACCTAGCAGCTCGACAACTAGGCGTGGCTATTAATGTTTTTAGTATTGGTTTTGGAGAAAAAGTATATAGTAAAAAAATAGGCAACACAGAGTATGCAATTAGCTCAATTCCACTTGGTGGATATGTAAGCTTAAAAGGTCAAGAAGATTTAGATCCTAATTTAAAAAACTATGATAAGGATAGCTACAACTCTTTAAGTCCACTAGGTAGAATTTATATACTTTTTGCAGGACCATTTTTTAATATAATTTTAGCATTTTTTATATACATAGCTCTTGGATATATAGGAGTTGAAAAACTTGCACCAACTATTGGCTATATAGGCGAAAACTCAGCTGCAAGCTCGGCAAATTTAGTGGTAAATGATAAAATTTTAAGTATAGATGAAAAGCCTATTAGAGAATGGGATGACATTAAAAAACTTGTAAAGCTAGAACCTGTTAATCTTGAAATTTTAAGAGATGAAAAGATTATAAATATCTCTGTAACGCCAAAAATTGGGCAATCTAAAACTATTTTTGGCGAAGATATAGAAAAACCTTTAATTGGCATAGGTCCAAAAGGTGATTTAGTAACTTTGTATAATAAAGGCTTAAACTCATTTAGTTTTGCTCTAGATGAAACCATAAAAGCTTCAAAACTTATAGTTGTAAGTGTTGAAAAACTTGTAACAGGTGTTGTTCCTGTAAAAGAGATGGGTGGGATAGTTGCAATGGCTGATATAACTACAAAAGCAGCTGGAATTAGCATATCTGTTTTACTCTTAATAGTAGCACTAATATCTGTAAACTTAGGCGTTTTAAACCTATTTCCAATACCTGTTTTAGATGGTGGACATATAGTTTTTAATATATATGAACTTATATTTAAAAAGCCTGTTCCGCAAAAAGTTTTTGCGGCATTTAGCTATGTTGGAATGGCTTGTCTTGTAACATTAATGCTTTTTACAATATTTAATGACTTCTTTAGACTTTTTGGTGGTTATGCAAATGGTTAA
- a CDS encoding 2-oxoacid:acceptor oxidoreductase family protein — MSYQLRFVGVGGQGVILAGEILASAKIKLGGYGVKASTYTSQVRGGPTKVDILLSDDEILYPYAIEGEIDFMIATAQLSYNSFKDGVKDGGVIVVEPNLVKPNDEDRKKWKIYEIPIISIAKDKIGNVITQSVVALGVAVGFTKVLDKDIVKNEMLKMVPKKVKELNSKAYDLGIEAVKELNL, encoded by the coding sequence ATGAGTTATCAACTTAGATTTGTAGGTGTTGGTGGTCAAGGTGTTATACTAGCAGGTGAAATTCTAGCATCTGCTAAGATTAAATTAGGTGGCTATGGTGTAAAAGCCTCAACATATACATCACAGGTAAGAGGTGGTCCAACAAAGGTTGATATTTTGCTATCTGATGATGAAATTTTGTATCCATATGCAATTGAGGGTGAGATTGATTTTATGATAGCAACTGCACAATTAAGCTATAATTCATTTAAAGATGGGGTAAAAGATGGTGGCGTGATAGTGGTTGAGCCAAATTTAGTAAAGCCAAATGATGAAGATAGAAAAAAATGGAAGATTTATGAAATTCCTATTATAAGTATTGCAAAAGACAAGATAGGAAATGTAATCACTCAAAGCGTTGTAGCTCTTGGAGTTGCTGTTGGTTTTACAAAAGTTTTAGATAAAGACATTGTTAAAAATGAGATGTTAAAAATGGTGCCTAAAAAGGTAAAAGAGTTAAACTCAAAAGCCTATGATTTAGGTATTGAAGCGGTAAAAGAATTAAATTTATAA